A stretch of DNA from Brevibacterium sp. CBA3109:
CGGCAAGCCGCTCAACCAGATCGCGAAGCTGCGCCCGGGCGATGAGATCGTCGTCCAGACCAAGGACGGCTTCTACACGTACACGTTCCGCAACTTCGACATCATTCTTCCCGATGCCGTCGAGGTGCTCGCTCCGGTCCCCAACGAGCCCACATACAAGGGCAAGGATCGGATCCTCACGATGACGGCCTGCAACCCGATGTTCTCGGCCAGAGAACGTTACATCGCCTACGCCGAGCTCACCGACTGGACCCCGGCCGGCAACGGTGCACCTGAGAGCATCAAGGATTCGAAAGCCTACGACAAGGTCAGCAAGAATGGTGGTGCCTGAGAATGTACGGTCTGATCTGGCGGCTGCTTCCGGGAAACTGGTTCGTCAAACTCATCTTCGCCCTCATCCTCATCGCGGCCGTGATCCTGCTGCTCATGCAGTACGTCTTCCCGGTCGTCGCCCCCTACATGCCCTTCAACAACGCAACCGTGACTGATGGTGGCCAATGACAAAGATCCTCGTCGTCGACAACTATGACAGTTTCGTCTACACGCTCGTGTCCTATATTCGTGAGCTCGGAGCGCAGACGCACGTCATCCGCAATGACGATATGTCCGCCGAGGCTGTCGTGGCCCTGGCAGCCGAGTACGACGGTATCCTCCTGTCACCAGGCCCGGGCGTGCCGGCTGAATCGGGAGTGTGCCCGAATCTCATCGCCTGGGCGGAGAAGTCCGGCACCCCTGTGTTCGGAGTCTGCCTGGGCCATCAGGCGCTGGGAGAGGTCTTCGGCGCCACGGTGACCCATTCGCCGGTGCTCATGCACGGCAAGACCTCTGTCATCACCCACGACAGCCAGGGCATCTTCTTCGGCTGCAAGAATCCCCTGACCGTGACCCGCTACCACTCGCTGGCGATCGTTGACGACACCATCGACCTCGAGAAGTTCATAGTCACCGCCCGTACCGACGATGGTGTCGTCATGGCCATCGAACACCGTGAGCAGCCGTTGTTCGGCGTCCAGTTCCACCCGGAGTCCGTGCTCACCGAATGCGGTTATCTGATGTTGGGCAACTGGCTCGAGGTCTGTGGCATCGAAGGCGCCGCCGCGCGGGCCGCTGCGATGTCTCCGATGGCCTCGGCGATCGCGGCGAAATCTGACCCGCCCGGCAGCCCGGCTTAGGCTGCTGCGACGGCTTGTGCAGGCTCATCGGATCACCGTGCATAGCTTTGTCGGATAGCCGCGCTTAGCCTCTTCCTCTGGCCCCGCCCGACGGATTAGGATCGTGACACACCAAGAGATCCAGAACCGTTGGCCATCCCTGAGACACACCGAAGGCCCACAAGGGCGAGTGAAGACTCGCCGAGGTGGCTGTGGGCGGGTGGACGGAACCGAGAGGACCACTGATGTCAGAGTCGAGTTTCAACCGGACGGAGCCATACTCCGAACTCACCGTGTTCGAAGCGACCCCGATCCCCACCGCCGTTGTGGAGGCCCGGAATATCGCCATGGAGGACCTTCCCGCACTCTTCGACGCCACCTTCTCCGGGCTGTTTCCTGCTTTGGCCGAGGCCGAGCAGGAAGTCGCTGGTCCCGCGTTCGCACTCTACACGCGTCAACCCAGCGACACGGTTGACCTGGAGATCGGGCTTCCGCTCGCCTCGGGGCTGAGACAGGCGCTGCCTCTGGGCGAGGACGTCATCGCGATCCCTTCCCAGCTGCCAGGCGGATCGGTCGCGGCCCTGACCCACACCGGTGGGTATGACGGATTGGG
This window harbors:
- a CDS encoding anthranilate synthase component II — protein: MTKILVVDNYDSFVYTLVSYIRELGAQTHVIRNDDMSAEAVVALAAEYDGILLSPGPGVPAESGVCPNLIAWAEKSGTPVFGVCLGHQALGEVFGATVTHSPVLMHGKTSVITHDSQGIFFGCKNPLTVTRYHSLAIVDDTIDLEKFIVTARTDDGVVMAIEHREQPLFGVQFHPESVLTECGYLMLGNWLEVCGIEGAAARAAAMSPMASAIAAKSDPPGSPA
- a CDS encoding GyrI-like domain-containing protein yields the protein MSESSFNRTEPYSELTVFEATPIPTAVVEARNIAMEDLPALFDATFSGLFPALAEAEQEVAGPAFALYTRQPSDTVDLEIGLPLASGLRQALPLGEDVIAIPSQLPGGSVAALTHTGGYDGLGEAWAGLMKTAVDAGHHPDLPFFEVYVTEPNPDMDPADLRTDLYLTLS